The DNA window TCATTAATGGCGACAGTCAGACCGGATTGACGAGTTTCTTCCTGAAAGAGACCGTGGACACTGGTGACATGATTGCGCAGGTGAAAGTTGAGATTGCCGCAGATGACACCTTTGACTCGCTCTATCAGAGACTTGCAGAAATGTCCGCCCCATTTTTGCTCAAAACACTCGATCTGATAGAGTCAGACTCAAAACCGGTTGCTCAGCCGGAGGGGATGGCAAGCCGCGCGCCGAAATTGACCGCATCTGATGCGCTCATTGATTTCGGCCAGCCAGCTCGCCATGTTCGAAATTTCATCCGAGGCTTGTCCACTAAGCCCGGATCGCACACAATGTTCCGAGGGAAAAAGCTCAAAATCCACAGCAGTGAGATTGTCGAGCAGGGTGCCAGCCAAAAGCTTGAGCCCGGAACGTTAATAGTGGAAAAGAAGAGACTTCTGGTACAATGTGGCTCTAATATGTTGGAGCTTAAGCGGTTAGTACCCGAGGCAAAAAAAGAGATGGACGGAGCCCAATTTATTAACGGCTTGCGTCCTGAAACAGGAGAAATTTTGGGGGGAACCCCAACGGTGGGCATGACTCTTCTGAAAGAGTCCAAGGAGAATAAGTGAAAAAAGAAATACTAATCAATTCAACAGATTACGAGACACGAGTCGCTATCCTCGAAGACGACCTCTTGGTCGAATTGCAGGTCGAAAGACCCGACAGCGAACGCATGGTTGGTGACATCTATAAAGGGAAAATTAAAACCGTGCTCCCGGGTATGCAGGCCGCATTTGTGGATATCGGCATGGAGAAGGCCGCATATCTCCACAGCTCTGATATCGGCAAAGTATCCAAAGGGCGCTACGATTCCGACGA is part of the Candidatus Zixiibacteriota bacterium genome and encodes:
- the fmt gene encoding methionyl-tRNA formyltransferase, with the protein product MNVVFMGTPEFARATLVPLCQSRHTVLAVVTGRDKKSSRGGALVPTPCRREADNRGIPVLMPLSLKDSSFHTELKSFNADLFVVVAFRVLPKEVFELPRQGSINIHGSLLPKYRGAAPIHWAIINGDSQTGLTSFFLKETVDTGDMIAQVKVEIAADDTFDSLYQRLAEMSAPFLLKTLDLIESDSKPVAQPEGMASRAPKLTASDALIDFGQPARHVRNFIRGLSTKPGSHTMFRGKKLKIHSSEIVEQGASQKLEPGTLIVEKKRLLVQCGSNMLELKRLVPEAKKEMDGAQFINGLRPETGEILGGTPTVGMTLLKESKENK